A stretch of Pseudobacteroides sp. DNA encodes these proteins:
- a CDS encoding SymE family type I addiction module toxin codes for MVALSSVRSHWLDDSPAIVVSAEWLTTYGFEVGSRVVIDVSQGIITIRPVDCEDDT; via the coding sequence ATGGTAGCTTTATCGTCTGTCAGGAGTCATTGGCTTGATGATTCGCCTGCTATTGTGGTATCCGCTGAGTGGCTCACCACTTATGGTTTTGAGGTCGGGTCTAGGGTAGTTATTGATGTGTCGCAGGGTATTATTACCATTCGTCCTGTAGATTGTGAGGATGATACATGA